The Bacteroidetes bacterium GWF2_43_63 genome contains a region encoding:
- a CDS encoding MATE family efflux transporter codes for MDPKLEELGKGKIGKLLLNYALPAIIATTASSLYNIIDRIFIGQGVGAMAISGLALTFPVMNLAIAFGTLVGAGASALVSIRMGQKRRADAIRILGNALVLNIIIGLSFSVLSMIFLEDILRLFGASDNTLPFARDFMQIILSAVVISHMFFGLNNIMRSSGYPKKAMVSILLTIAVNIILAPLFIFVFNWGIRGAAIATMVSQFIGLVWVLAHFISRKPFIHFRPSGFRLKKRIVSDIFAIGLSPFMIHVAASAVSLITNLQLTGFGGDYAIGAYGIIGSIGMLAVMIVLGLTQGMQPIVGFNYGAKQYNRVTDVLKLTILWATGISIFGFLASMIFPEQIARAFTTDETMIATTVHGMRITMIVFFVVGFQVVVSSFFQYIGKAKIAIFLSLSRQVIFLIPLLLILPGFFDLDGVWIALPASDLIATITTAFILFYYRNKLRKHGEIAMTPE; via the coding sequence ATGGATCCGAAACTCGAAGAACTTGGAAAAGGAAAAATCGGCAAGTTGTTGCTCAACTATGCGCTGCCGGCCATTATTGCAACAACCGCCAGTTCGTTGTATAATATCATCGACCGTATTTTTATTGGGCAGGGTGTTGGAGCAATGGCTATTTCGGGTCTGGCGCTTACTTTTCCGGTAATGAATCTGGCAATCGCTTTTGGAACGCTGGTAGGTGCCGGCGCTTCGGCCCTTGTTTCCATCCGCATGGGACAAAAACGCAGAGCCGATGCCATCCGCATTCTGGGAAATGCGTTGGTGCTGAATATCATTATCGGCCTATCCTTTTCTGTTTTGTCGATGATATTTCTGGAGGATATTCTGCGTTTGTTCGGCGCCAGCGATAATACATTGCCTTTTGCGCGCGACTTCATGCAGATTATTTTATCCGCTGTAGTTATATCGCATATGTTTTTCGGACTGAATAATATTATGCGTTCATCGGGATATCCGAAAAAAGCCATGGTCTCAATTTTACTTACCATTGCCGTGAATATTATTCTGGCGCCATTGTTTATTTTTGTTTTCAATTGGGGCATCCGCGGAGCTGCGATTGCAACAATGGTATCACAGTTTATCGGTTTGGTATGGGTGCTGGCGCATTTCATCAGCCGCAAGCCATTTATACACTTCAGACCGTCGGGTTTCAGATTAAAGAAAAGAATTGTATCGGATATTTTTGCCATTGGCTTATCGCCATTTATGATACATGTTGCAGCAAGTGCGGTTTCACTCATTACCAATCTGCAGCTGACCGGATTCGGTGGGGATTATGCCATTGGCGCTTACGGAATTATAGGCAGCATCGGCATGCTGGCAGTGATGATAGTCCTTGGCCTCACTCAGGGAATGCAACCGATTGTTGGGTTTAACTACGGCGCCAAACAGTATAACCGCGTTACAGATGTTTTGAAACTGACCATTCTGTGGGCAACGGGAATCAGCATCTTTGGATTTCTGGCAAGCATGATTTTCCCCGAACAGATAGCCCGGGCATTTACCACCGATGAAACCATGATTGCCACTACTGTTCACGGCATGCGAATAACCATGATTGTTTTCTTTGTTGTTGGTTTTCAGGTGGTGGTTTCAAGTTTTTTTCAGTACATCGGAAAAGCAAAAATTGCCATTTTTCTCAGTCTTTCGCGTCAGGTGATATTTTTAATTCCGTTGCTTTTAATACTTCCCGGATTTTTTGATCTCGACGGCGTGTGGATAGCTTTGCCAGCCTCAGATCTTATAGCCACGATCACTACCGCTTTCATTTTGTTTTATTACAGAAATAAATTGCGCAAACATGGTGAAATTGCAATGACACCAGAGTGA